From Hymenobacter monticola, one genomic window encodes:
- a CDS encoding efflux RND transporter periplasmic adaptor subunit, whose amino-acid sequence MKTKHKFLAATAAAGLVLTVLLLPPGLVQAHGGEDHGGTAKASTGVASTDEVLLPKESQFLFEVRTSLAAYSTTYSRATLYGTVSAAAGGEGRVVVPQTGRIVSLAAQVGKTVRAGQTLAVIEQTLDATQQIGLSTERANAQAELRAAQQDYARLQSIADIAARKDVVAAELRLRQARQNAGIQNGQASQRRVSITSPVSGTVDVFNLAVGQQVNQGDELFRVINPGKLRVEAQVFAQDLAKVTPGARFRVEGLQGQAGVPASLVVFSNVVNPVNQARQLVLELDAQEGSAYRAGQAVNVQVVGQTGGGTPQLVVPTSAITDLNGKPVVFVHTEPERFKIRFVQPGAVNGQQTVLVQGQVNENDRVVTTGTYQLKSIYLNQ is encoded by the coding sequence ATGAAAACCAAGCATAAATTCCTGGCGGCTACGGCCGCCGCGGGACTGGTACTCACGGTACTGCTCCTACCACCCGGCCTGGTGCAGGCCCACGGGGGCGAAGACCACGGCGGCACCGCCAAAGCCAGCACCGGCGTGGCGTCCACCGACGAGGTGCTGCTGCCCAAGGAAAGCCAGTTCCTGTTCGAGGTGCGCACAAGCCTGGCCGCCTACTCGACCACCTACAGCCGGGCCACGCTCTACGGCACGGTATCGGCCGCGGCCGGGGGCGAAGGCCGAGTGGTGGTGCCCCAGACGGGGCGCATCGTGAGCCTCGCCGCGCAGGTGGGTAAAACCGTGCGCGCCGGGCAGACGCTGGCCGTCATCGAGCAAACCCTGGACGCGACTCAGCAAATCGGCCTCAGCACCGAGCGGGCCAATGCTCAGGCAGAACTGCGCGCCGCCCAGCAGGACTACGCCCGCCTGCAAAGCATCGCCGACATCGCCGCCCGCAAGGACGTGGTGGCCGCCGAGCTGCGCCTGCGCCAGGCCCGCCAGAACGCCGGCATCCAGAACGGGCAGGCCAGCCAGCGCCGCGTGAGCATCACCTCGCCCGTGAGCGGCACCGTCGACGTGTTCAACCTCGCCGTGGGCCAACAGGTCAACCAAGGCGACGAGCTGTTTCGCGTCATCAACCCTGGCAAGCTGCGCGTCGAAGCCCAGGTGTTTGCCCAGGACCTGGCCAAGGTCACGCCCGGGGCCCGGTTCCGGGTGGAAGGCCTGCAAGGTCAAGCCGGCGTACCCGCCAGTCTCGTAGTGTTCAGCAACGTGGTGAACCCCGTGAACCAGGCCCGCCAGCTGGTGCTGGAGCTGGACGCGCAGGAAGGCAGCGCCTACCGCGCCGGCCAGGCCGTGAACGTGCAGGTCGTGGGCCAGACCGGCGGGGGCACCCCGCAGCTGGTGGTGCCGACCTCGGCCATCACCGATTTGAATGGCAAGCCCGTGGTGTTCGTGCACACCGAGCCCGAGCGGTTCAAGATTCGCTTCGTGCAGCCCGGGGCCGTCAACGGCCAGCAGACCGTGCTCGTGCAGGGGCAGGTCAACGAAAA